Proteins from one Psilocybe cubensis strain MGC-MH-2018 chromosome 11, whole genome shotgun sequence genomic window:
- a CDS encoding Salicylate hydroxylase — protein MSDSPIRVAIIGAGIGGLTLSSALRQSVKNGDMKVVVYEAAAEISEIGAGINFWPRSWNIFKDLGLDQSLLQILPKEPDDSTRVVFNIRKGDQDQGINIDDLTMKGGGIRFHRAELQKVLLDNSSGDLFLSHRFVDYEEADDEIRVRFENGYTTTCDLLVGMDGIKSSVRRSFLLKCGMPNSPSLEPVCSGDIAYRGLIPVQSLEKEYPGHRAINGATMYLGKSKLIITYPISRDTFINFVSFDTDILNEGSYYHGPTTTPCSREEIISIFSMWEPEVQALVRCIAKPTKWVIRFLKPMDRYTQGRVILAGDAAHAMTPHLGSGAGRAVEDAYILASLLRDRLSTRAMLPRVAEIFNEICCPAGKRLTERSRLGGQLCQLVAPGFEDVHEGDNSVPREKLLNLVRQFDRELEFVWKESAEEDKRRALDMLRMS, from the exons ATGTCCGACAGCCCAATTCGCGTTGCCATTAT TGGAGCAGGAATTGGAGGTTTGACATTGTCGTCGGCATTGAGGCAATCCGTTAAGAATGGAGACATGAAAGTCGTTGTTTACGAGGCAGCTGCTGAGATATCCGAAATTGGGGCAGGCATTAACTTTTGGCCTCGCAGTTGGAATATCTTCAAAGACCTTGGATTGGACCAAAGTCTGCTCCAAATTCTCCCCAAAGAACCTGATGACTCTACCC GTGTTGTCTTCAATATTAGGAAGGGCGATCAAGATCAAGGCATTAACATCGATGATTTGACAATGAAAG GTGGTGGTATTCGGTTTCACAGAGCCGAGCTACAAAAGGTTCTACTTGACAACTCAAGCGGCGACTTGTTCCTTTCCCATCGTTTTGTAGATTACGAGGAAGCAGATGACGAGATACGCGTCCGCTTTGAGAACGGATATACTACGACCTGCGACCTTCTAGTTGGCATGGACGGTATCAAATCGAGTGTCAGGAGGAGCTTTTTGCTCAAGTGCGGAATGCCAAATTCGCCATCCCTGGAGCCAGTATGCTCGGGAGACATAGCCTATCGAGGCCTTATTCCCGTTCAGAGTCTCGAGAAAGAGTACCCTGGTCATCGCGCTATCAACGGGGCAACTATG TACTTGGGGAAATCGAAG CTTATCATCACGTACCCAATTTCCAGAGATACATTCATCAACTTCGTCTCATTTGACACTGATATTTTGAATGAAGGATCTTATTATCATGGACCTACAACTACTCCTTGCTCCCGTGAAGAAATCATATCGATTTTCAGCATGTGGGAACCGGAAGTTCAGGCACTGGTTCGG TGCATCGCAAAACCCACAAAATGGGTTATACGTTTTCTCAAACCAATGGACCGATACACCCAAGGACGAGTGATCCTTGCCGGTGATGCG GCTCATGCTATGACCCCGCATCTTGGTTCGGGAGCAGGGCGTGCCGTTGAG GATGCTTACATTCTCGCCAGTCTATTGAGAGATAGGCTTTCCACTCGGGCTATGTTACCACGGGTTGCAGAAATATTTAATGAAATCTGTTGTCCCGCCGGTAAAAGACTAACCGAGAGGTCCCGTCTAGGCGGACAGCTCTGCCAGTTGGTTGCACCTGGTTTTGAGGACGTCCATGAAGGAGACAACAGTGTGCCTCGCGAGAAACTCCTTAACCTAGTCCGCCAGTTTGACAGAGAACTTGAATTCGTGTGGAAAGAATcagcagaagaagataaACGTCGGGCCTTGGACATGTTAAGGATGAGCTGA
- a CDS encoding Autophagy-related protein 13 — MSNDILKADQIAFHFYTKLFYAVNHARATEEPSTNPKPDKWFNLETPDSDLFTKEAREPYRSISLAPLPGPPTLELQVLLSIPDLTNNQVLVYMSPDSSRVRIEPTPKFILLETWSLGMTLHRPGHQPGDNTDVALPIIYKQGIILFRSVFSLLRVLPVWKFYKRLKRKVGGINRNGHLGIKVRVRPHGEDENDTRILGFDARLSPTYRTPLPTSTHNFHPVPHLFGTFNLSTTYLNTPNFQLDELESLLSSRFISLDLEGFIPTLDKNRQRDSMSGSSLPTSSGIRSSVSRSPPRAIGKTTSGGSGADSVSVAERFILPSRVSSMGAPSLGMTASSGTSALIPPPRPFPSTNPSSNTPHAIPSQPIPASGLAVNRLRKESLNSSSSSLLSTRDLPLGPPAGTSSLSSSPVSGALPIRRPNIGQVHPFKSNTFSSNSGSSPSLSIRQGAGGSGSPAGGPSVLSGATHSPIGNPARLPPSPMSTGFVYPSPPAGATTFAPSSLGDRRPGTSGSGASSERDRDRRMSVNSFGQGSGIGMAGGGNGEVEEGRAPVPVPMPTRKRYSSSFGHRYAGSVGSGTGIPAPGSANSGGAVVGGLDGRNVGGSGSTPGSGNASGRGTPASLGAGSGQEGKREVSHFLLFVLAVDVILVQFAVEPCIDVISFLNTRTDDDDISIFVQDIEERKPLTGRTKEREKQDRDRVQLEQQRKYGWHYEERGHGLVPSESSSAKGKEKERSGWSLESTETDQRRRRLDGTAGAYVGEDAYTTSPPPLDDSPTFDVADLDDRLASTAERAAQLSTSPNRGPMLTSQNEVDERLKQMNERFLKSLEGLGGGSTRRKKNSSATQGSISSATSVSQARDDTSTSGSSTSRPSRGLSLGFPSRESSEKDLDPNRLPYPPYFYTSGSGQGVGRGRHSSTSSSTMGTSEGGASQGSEEVIGRMELYEDKRKGRYQG; from the exons ATGTCCAATGACATCCTCAAAGCTGATCAGATAGCCTTCCACTTTTATACGAAATTGTTCTATGCTGTGAATCATGCTAGGGCGACGGAGGAACCAAGTACGAATCCAAAACCTGATAAATGG TTCAACTTGGAGACTCCCGACTCGGACCTCTTCACCAAGGAGGCGCGCGAGCCTTATCGGAGCATCTCATTAGCTCCACTTCCAGGTCCTCCGACGCTAGAATTACAAGTACTTTTGTCGATTCCAGACCTGACAAATAACCAAGTCCTGGTGTATATGTCTCCTGACTCATCTCGCGTCAGAATCGAGCCAACTCCAAAGTTCATACTTTTAGAGACATGGTCTCTGGGGATGACCTTACATCGCCCTGGACATCAACCTGGGGACAATACAGATGTCGCCCTTCCCATAATCTACAAGCAGGGCATCATATTGTTTCGCAGCGTCTTCAGTTTGCTCAGGGTGCTGCCTGTATGGAAGTTCTACAAGCGTCTAAAGAGGAAAGTTGGGGGAATCAATAGGAATGGGCACCTGGGAATCAAAGTGAGGGTGCGACCTCACGGGGAGGATGAGAACGACACGAGGATACTTGGGTTCG ACGCCAGACTGTCACCAACGTACCGTACACCGCTTCCCACCTCAACTCACAATTTCCACCCTGTGCCCCATCTGTTCGGGACATTCAATTTATCCACCACTTATCTAAATACCCCCAACTTCCAACTGGACGAATTAGAGTCCCTGCTGTCGTCCAGGTTCATATCCCTCGATCTAGAGGGTTTTATCCCGACTCTAGATAAGAATCGGCAACGCGACTCCATGTCAGGATCATCTTTGCCCACCAGTAGTGGCATTCGCTCAAGTGTGTCCCGATCTCCTCCCAGGGCCATTGGAAAGACTACTTCAGGGGGCAGTGGCGCGGACAGTGTCAGCGTGGCTGAGAGGTTCATACTCCCATCCCGTGTGTCAAGTATGGGGGCACCTTCTTTAGGAATGACTGCGAGCTCCGGGACAAGTGCACTTATACCCCCACCACGACCATTTCCTTCAACAAACCCCTCATCCAATACCCCTCATGCTATCCCTTCACAACCCATTCCTGCCTCTGGTCTGGCAGTCAACCGTCTGCGAAAGGAGAGCCtcaattcttcttcctcttctttgcTATCCACCAGAGATCTTCCTTTAGGCCCACCCGCCGGCACTTCATCACTATCTTCCTCTCCTGTCTCCGGGGCTCTCCCCATCCGCCGACCCAACATCGGCCAGGTTCACCCTTTCAAATCCAACACATTCTCAAGCAATTCTGGGTCATCTCCTTCACTATCAATTCGGCAGGGTGCCGGAGGCAGCGGCTCTCCTGCAGGGGGGCCTTCAGTCCTCTCTGGAGCCACACATTCGCCCATCGGGAACCCGGCCCGGCTACCTCCATCGCCGATGAGCACTGGTTTTGTCTATCCTTCACCGCCTGCAGGTGCGACCACCTTTGCGCCATCTAGTCTTGGGGATCGACGTCCAGGGACGAGTGGAAGCGGAGCAAGTTCAGAGAGAGACCGCGACAGGAGGATGAGCGTGAACAGCTTTGGTCAGGGGTCGGGTATAGGTATGGCAGGAGGCGGAAAtggagaggttgaggagggaCGCGCTCCTGTCCCTGTACCTATGCCAACGAGGAAGAGATATTCTAGTAGTTTTGGTCATCGCTATGCTGGTAGTGTGGGCAGCGGAACTGGAATTCCTGCCCCTGGTTCTGCCAATAGTGGAGGAGCCGTCGTCGGTGGCCTTGATGGTAGGAATGTTGGAGGTAGTGGAAGTACTCCTGGAAGCGGGAATGCAAGTGGTCGAGGCACTCCTGCAAGTCTTGGTGCTGGTAGTGGACAAGAGGGGAAAAGAGAAGTAAGCCATTTTCTTTTATTCGTGCTTGCTGTGGATGTCATTTTGGTTCAATTCGCCGTGGAGCCGTGTATT GATGTTATTTCGTTTCTTAACACTAGgacagacgacgacgacataTCCATTTTTGTTCAGGATATCGAAGAACGTAAACCGCTCACAGGTCGAACgaaggaaagagagaaacAGGATCGAGACCGAGTACAGCTCGAACAGCAGAGGAAATATGGATGGCATTATGAAGAACGTGGACATGGTCTGGTACCCTCGGAGTCCTCATCAGCTAAAGGCAAGGAGAAAGAGCGATCGGGGTGGAGCCTGGAGAGTACGGAAACAGACcaacggcggcggcgacTCGATGGCACTGCTGGTGCATATGTGGGCGAAGACGCGTACACCACCTCGCCGCCACCGTTGGATGATTCTCCCACTTTTGACGTTGCGGATCTTGACGATCGCCTTGCGTCCACTGCGGAGCGGGCTGCGCAGCTCTCTACTTCCCCAAATCGGGGCCCTATGCTTACCAGTCAGAATGAGGTCGATGAAAGGTTGAAGCAAATGAACGAGCGGTTCCTCAAGAGTCTGGAAGGTCTAGGTGGAGGTAGCACGCGGCGGAAGAAGAATAGCAGCGCCACTCAAGgttccatttcttctgctACATCTGTTTCGCAGGCCAGGGATGACACTAGTACCAGTGGGAGCTCTACCTCACGTCCGTCACGCGGGCTTAGCCTCGGTTTTCCTTCTCGAGAAAGTAGTGAAAAGGATTTGGATCCGAACAGGCTTCCTTATCCTCCTTACTTCTACACCTCTGGATCGGGACAGGGTGTTGGAAGAGGACGACACTCATCCACAAGCTCTAGTACGATGGGAACGAGCGAGGGTGGAGCAAGCCAGGGGTCAGAAGAGGTCATTGGACGCATGGAACTTTACGAAGACAAGCGGAAGGGTAGATATCAGGGCTAG
- a CDS encoding Vegetative incompatibility protein HET-E-1: protein MRLINTKTFQIEDFWSNIPVYAILSHTWEEEEVTFQEMQALSRWIKRKKGFKKIQKTCEQALADGFTYAWVDTCCIDKTSSSELSEAINSMYKWYQQAEVCYAYLTDVSASDNPFNQKSQFRECRWFTRGWTLQELIAPLSVVFYDKDWIEIGTKSSLCKIITEITNISKQVLLVNHGGEISIAARMSWASNRKTTKVEDMAYCLLGLFGINMPILYGEGQDAFSRLQREIIGTSDDQTIFAWAGGHGGTGVAGLLAKSPKDFAPSSHLSHIKVDTNRSPYSITNVGLSIELPLQPVSGNANQYKVLLNCLSGGSLVGIYLIKDKEGQYVRTRTTETFTDTADNLQRYKRERIYIKEPVPSRFDVTQWMKPRRDYEFFIKSMPSAQVHGFTATQFYPPPGTNAVEWSALPKSQHRLTIGHSGTSGGILFESKTGRYERFVVMLGLHNYNVWCDVYTNVGQSDTLEGIAKSYYKDNQVKLWDNLDRACKQLTLHDKYVVLSARKGVKPDKQGEFQYTVDITVTSNPPPVGSIGRSGGLELGMSNPAYVFHVMFDPTWEVTSLPAFESIAWHRQKDKSLTLALKNSGISGIVVLRDSVTQAVVAILLGIHNYKPWSDIVTTIKNDEGVEDEAKNVRKLYYTNVPGNLNHRLWAWDTDLEKSVNKNLSVRVVTKEDAKDSFATNIQITRL from the coding sequence ATGCGACTCATCAACACAAAAACGTTCCAAATAGAGGACTTCTGGAGCAACATTCCTGTGTACGCTATCCTTTCGCACAcatgggaagaagaagaggttaCATTCCAGGAGATGCAGGCCCTCAGCAGATGGATCAAGCGAAAGAAAGGTTTTAAGAAGATCCAAAAAACCTGCGAGCAGGCTCTAGCCGATGGCTTTACATACGCTTGGGTCGATACGTGCTGCATTGATAaaaccagcagcagcgaGCTATCGGAAGCCATCAACTCGATGTATAAATGGTACCAACAAGCTGAGGTTTGCTACGCTTACCTCACGGACGTTTCAGCGAGCGACAATCCATTCAACCAGAAATCACAGTTTCGGGAATGCAGGTGGTTTACAAGGGGCTGGACGCTACAAGAGTTGATCGCGCCGCTGAGCGTGGTGTTCTACGACAAAGATTGGATCGAAATTGGGACAAAATCCAGTTTGTGCAAAATCATCACCGAAATTACCAATATCAGCAAGCAGGTCCTACTCGTAAACCATGGCGGCGAAATAAGCATTGCCGCAAGGATGTCATGGGCCTCTAATCGGAAAACAACGAAAGTGGAAGATATGGCGTATTGCTTACTCGGACTATTTGGGATCAACATGCCTATCTTGTACGGCGAAGGCCAAGACGCCTTTTCTAGGCTACAACGAGAAATTATTGGGACGTCGGATGACCAGACCATTTTTGCATGGGCAGGAGGCCATGGAGGCACCGGGGTTGCAGGTCTACTAGCCAAATCTCCTAAAGACTTTGCCCCTTCATCGCATTTATCGCATATCAAGGTAGACACAAACAGGTCTCCTTACAGCATCACCAACGTTGGACTATCGATCGAGCTACCACTCCAACCTGTCAGCGGTAACGCCAATCAATACAAAGTTCTGCTCAACTGTTTGAGTGGCGGATCGCTAGTAGGAATATACCTGATCAAAGACAAAGAGGGACAGTATGTACGCACACGTACTACAGAAACATTCACGGACACCGCCGACAACCTTCAACGATACAAACGCGAGCGCATCTACATTAAAGAACCCGTTCCATCCCGTTTTGACGTTACACAATGGATGAAACCACGCCGCGACTACGAATTCTTCATCAAGTCAATGCCAAGTGCCCAAGTCCATGGCTTCACTGCGACACAGTTTTATCCTCCACCCGGCACAAATGCCGTGGAGTGGTCCGCACTTCCCAAATCCCAGCATCGTTTGACGATAGGTCATAGTGGCACATCAGGCGGCATACTCTTTGAGAGTAAAACCGGTCGATATGAACGCTTTGTCGTCATGCTTGGACTGCACAACTACAATGTATGGTGCGATGTCTACACCAACGTCGGCCAGTCTGACACACTCGAGGGAATTGCTAAGTCGTACTACAAAGATAACCAGGTCAAGCTTTGGGATAACCTCGACCGTGCCTGCAAGCAACTTACCCTGCACGACAAATACGTAGTTTTATCCGCCCGAAAGGGTGTCAAACCAGACAAGCAAGGTGAATTCCAATACACGGTTGATATAACAGTTACCAGCAATCCTCCACCCGTTGGTTCCATCGGCAGATCTGGTGGTCTAGAACTGGGGATGTCTAATCCGGCGTATGTTTTTCATGTCATGTTCGACCCAACCTGGGAAGTTACCTCGCTGCCGGCATTCGAGTCCATTGCATGGCACCGCCAGAAGGACAAGTCTCTGACATTAGCACTAAAAAACAGTGGCATTTCAGGTATCGTTGTTCTTCGTGATTCGGTCACCCAAGCGGTAGTAGCGATTTTGCTCGGTATCCACAATTACAAACCTTGGTCGGATATTGTGACGACCATCAAAAACGACGAAGGAGTGGAAGATGAGGCCAAAAACGTCAGAAAGCTGTATTACACCAACGTGCCCGGCAATCTAAACCATAGGCTTTGGGCTTGGGATACGGACTTAGAGAAGTCCGTCAACAAAAATTTGTCTGTGAGGGTGGTGACGAAAGAAGACGCGAAGGATTCATTTGCGACGAACATTCAAATCACGCGACTTTGA
- a CDS encoding Amino-acid permease inda1, with translation MSVVKNEKDVDSSSAASGPGAKYEFYDPSKESIWTRLGVNLESFKRAPGTTGGQVIAGGNNVGDIEQIMADSPMLQQKMKPRHLQMIAVGGSIGTGLFVGSGSALRNGGPAGILIAWAIIGVMLINVTQAIGEMSILYPVSGGFYTLAVRFLDPSFAFAMGWNYVFQWAVVLPLEITVAGTTVQYWGKDIMPLAGWITIFFIAIIIVCVFGTLGYAEEEFWSSVLKLFVVVMFIFIGIVCIAGGGPSNGDYASYLGGLHWSDPGAFANGFKGVCAVFVTAAFSFAGTELVGLAASETPNPRATMPAAVKGTFWRITLIYITSLTIIGLLIPYTDNRLLGGSGADASPFVIALDKAKIKGLNHLVNVTICISVLSIGLACVYAGSRTLTALAETGYAPKIFTYVDKSSRPLFSVLAILAFGPVAYANCASDGAGDVVFNWLLALSGLSTLFSWLSICLCHIRFRKAWIVQGHSLEELPYRALGGVYGSWLGVTLIVIVLIAQFYIALWPIGGMSPDPKAVAEGFFSAYLAFPIMILFYVVGYAWKRTLPQRSHEIDLDTGRKSWLTVEEMREYRAERARAPLHVRIYRMLFTN, from the exons ATGTCTGTCGTGAAGAACGAGAAAGACGTGGATTCGTCCAGTGCGGCATCAGGTCCTGGTGCGAAGTACGAATTTTACGATCCCTCGAAGGAGAGCATCTGGACGCGCCTGGGTGTTAACCTCGAGAGTTTCAAGCGTGCCCCAGGAACTACCGG TGGACAAGTTATTGCTGGTGGAAATAATGTTGGCGATATCGAGCAGATCATGGCGGACTCGCCAATGCTGCAGCAGAAGATGAAGCCAAGGCATCTTCAGATGATTGCTGTTG GTGGCAGTATCGGTACAGGTCTCTTCGTTGGTTCTGGAAGTGCTCTTCGCAATGGTGGACCAGCTGGAATTCTTATCGCTTGGGCGATTATTGGTGTCATGCTGATCAACGTCACTCAG GCTATTGGTGAAATGTCGATTCTATACCCTGTTTCTGGTGGTTTCTATACATTGGCTGTGCGATTCCTCGATCCTTCATTTGCTTTTGCTATGGGTTGGAATTATGTCTTTCAATGGGCGGTCGTGCTTCCGCTAGAGATTACGGTAGCTGGCACCACAGTCCAATACTGGGGGAAGGATATTATGCCACTCGCTGGTTGGATCACGATATTCTTTATTGCGATTA TTATCGTTTGCGTATTCGGAACTCTTGGGTATGCTGAAGAAGAATTCTGGTCAtccgtcctcaagctctTTGTGGTCGTCATGTTTATTTTCATTGGAAT TGTTTGTATTGCTGGTGGAGGACCCAGTAACGGTGACTACGCCAGTTATCTTGGTGGACTTCATTGGTCGGACCCTGGAGCCTTTGCAAACGGATTCAAAGGTGTATGCGCCGTGTTCGTCACCGCTGCCTTCTCTTTCG CTGGAACTGAACTCGTTGGCCTTGCCGCTTCCGAGACCCCCAACCCTCGTGCTACCATGCCTGCTGCTGTCAAGGGCACATTCTGGCGTATC ACTCTGATCTATATTACGTCGTTAACCATCATTGGTCTCCTGATTCCTTACACCGATAATCGTCTCCTTGGTGGAAGTGGTGCTGACGCCTCTCCTTTCGTCATTGCTCTCGACAAGGCTAAAATCAAAGGCTTGAATCATTTGGTCAACGTTACCATCTGTATTTCCGTTCTCTCTATCGGTCTTGCTTGCGTCTATGCGGGCTCTCGTACTCTCACTGCTCTTGCTGAGACGGGTTACGCTCCTAAGATTTTCACCTATG TTGACAAGTCCAGTCGACCCCTTTTCTCCGTCCTTGCCATCCTGGCTTTTGGTCCCGTTGCCTACGCCAACTGTGCCTCTGACGGTGCTGGAGACGTTGTTT TCAATTGGCTTCTCGCCCTTTCTGGTCTTTCCACCCTTTTCAGTTGGTTGTCAATCTGCTTGTGCCA CATCCgcttccgaaaggcatggaTTGTACAGGGTCATTCCCTTGAGGAACTTCCCTACCGTGCTCTCGGTGGCGTGTACGGATCCTGGCTTGGTGTTACCCTTATTGTGATCGTCCTCATTGCCCAGTTCTATATT GCTTTGTGGCCCATCGGTGGCATGTCTCCTGATCCTAAAGCGGTCGCCGAAGGCTTCTTCT CGGCCTACCTGGCGTTCCCTATCATGATTCTATTCTACGTTGTTGGATATGCCTGGAAGCGTACCCTTCCTCAACGATCCCACGAGATCGACCTCGAC ACTGGTCGCAAGAGTTGGCTAACTGTTGAGGAAATGCGTGAATACCGCGCTGAGCGCGCCCGTGCTCCTTTGCACGTCCGGATATACCGCATGCTTTTCACCAATTAA
- a CDS encoding Sphingolipid long chain base-responsive protein PIL1 has protein sequence MFRTAATKIAHNSTIPALGGNQDLRPLQDLITAEKAVLISLQKLSVDYSKASEALRTWGLNEGDDLGDILSASTTILNHFSAALSQYATHGHSMRDQLKAIRTREESLADLKQRRRTVVRKAEDAEKKLSKMSPEHKNLAMQTDLLNRLRDEIRTMDSDIMTEEAALGDFKRSATRGWMGLKFGGLLECCEKGTIAAEFGKMIISEISEEITQPGLPRSLYYGQSKTENLVAEAGRCINEVVLSTVPSVGARDRRHYEQQQQQDLPPQPSSPTAGWETKPQPLQPTTSDYLGNSQRAFGNETPASPIGVIGQSFTDQPYAPQHRQQLSGGSGFQSPPMLPEIQSEFADRPPQITDDFGMNTRTAGLMDTSNAVGGRFATFPVKTRAPGSTGGYSLQDPPRQHGQDTSFSASVAEALDGKMVPENQSSFGGRNATGQPPWSSPGAASFEFSPPPPAPSMLPPASPAASSHPPPPPPGAAPPNLTNSWREDTMQAPGHNRGFSANDDALLAYMMTPSASDDLQTEDGTTNVSTHDNNTLVAHNHEETEQQRISRHVRFGEVQDVVQEMEKKKSLEKERQAQIGVAEPEPIPIPTQQDSYTTEGNNKSDTGNGESTSPTNKPPSYRIPAPPYVSDDDEKALNAAAARDVAREMESLNSQTNLSNMNQQSETDSIVERGRSPPASQGFNEKTSIERDRSPLAPPKAPFAGRAVSPHPYAELNANAPAPTPYGGPLSAAQSYAQSYQDQGSPYGSPSLNSPAQAYAQPYQASSAYSQPTSTDNLHANSSLPPRFQALNRSSDNQVPPRFQSTPGSPGTTHQLPPRFQVGGSSQIPPAGISLPGQQQFDTVRKDPNSEATTPYRTPPEYPRALGVSTSSFTRSTSSLNAAAGAASSPSGTGPSASGPRTISAAAFKRPRNASTDTGDYVKKSLPSSPYPLRDQGERGPSLSGATAVAPPPTTGANPQPVGRTQADVEDDYDYISAYVNSSNPSSPIRGDFPSNAPGQGTSLPAGLGGKAGGYGDGRFTTDLEGGSSLR, from the exons ATGTTTAGGACAGCGGCAACAAAAATCGCGCACAATTCAACGATCCCAGCCCTGGGAGGCAATCAGGACCTGAGACCACTGCAGGACCTCATCACCGCTGAGAAAGCAGTGTTAATATC GCTGCAAAAGCTCAGCGTGGACTATtccaaggcctcagaggcgCTACGGACATGGGGGCTGAATGAGGGTGATGACCTCGGT GACATTCTGAGTGCATCCACGACAATCCTAAACCACTTCTCCGCTGCACTATCTCAATATGCGACTCACGGCCATTCCATGCGAGACCAGCTCAAAGCGATCCGGACAAGAGAAGAGTCTCTGGCAGACTTGAAACAGAGGAGACGCACGGTAGTTCGCAAGGCCGAAGACGCGGAGAAGAAACTGAGTAAGATGAGCCCAGAGCACAAGAACCTTGCGATGCAGACCGACTTGCTGAACCGACTAAGAGACGAGATACGGACGATGGATTCGGATATTATGACCGAGGAAGCTGCGCTCGGCGACTTCAAGCGCTCTGCAACGAGGGGCTGGATGGGACTTAAGTTCGGAGGCTTACTAGAGTGTTGCGAGAAGGGAACA ATTGCCGCAGAATTTGGTAAAATGATCATCTCA GAAATATCTGAGGAGATCACCCAGCCGGGACTTCCCCGAAGCCTGTATTACGGGCAGAGTAAGACGGAAAATCTTGTTGCAGAAGCCGGACGATGCATCAATGAAGTCGTACTATCAACCGTCCCCTCAGTCGGCGCCCGCGATCGTCGACACTAcgagcaacaacaacaacaagatttGCCCCCTCAGCCTAGCAGCCCAACGGCTGGCTGGGAAACTAAACCGCAGCCACTGCAACCAACTACATCTGACTACTTGGGCAATTCGCAACGAGCATTTGGAAACGAGACGCCTGCATCGCCCATTGGTGTCATTGGGCAATCCTTCACTGATCAGCCGTATGCCCCTCAACATCGACAACAGCTTTCCGGCGGTTCCGGGTTCCAGTCGCCGCCTATGCTTCCTGAAATCCAGTCCGAGTTTGCTGACAGACCTCCTCAAATCACTGATGATTTCGGCATGAACACGCGCACGGCTGGGTTGATGGACACGTCGAACGCAGTAGGTGGTAGATTCGCAACCTTCCCAGTCAAGACCCGTGCTCCTGGTTCTACTGGCGGGTATTCACTCCAGGATCCTCCTCGACAACATGGCCAAGACACGTCCTTCTCTGCCTCGGTCGCCGAAGCATTGGATGGGAAAATGGTTCCAGAGAACCAGTCATCATTTGGCGGTAGAAATGCCACAGGCCAGCCGCCCTGGTCAAGCCCTGGTGCTGCATCTTTCGAGTTTAGCCCGCCACCTCCGGCTCCCAGCATGCTCCCTCCTGCCAGTCCTGCTGCTTCCTCTCACCCCCCACCGCCGCCACCAGGCGCGGCCCCTCCCAACCTTACAAACTCGTGGCGCGAAGACACGATGCAGGCACCCGGCCATAATCGTGGCTTTTCGGCCAATGACGACGCGTTGCTGGCGTATATGATGACACCATCGGCGTCGGATGATTTGCAGACAGAAGATGGCACGACGAATGTGTCGACACATGACAACAACACTCTCGTTGCGCATAACCACGAAGAAACGGAGCAGCAGCGCATCAGTAGGCACGTGAGGTTCGGAGAGGTCCAAGATGTTGTGCAGGagatggagaagaaaaagtcGTTGGAAAAGGAACGGCAGGCCCAGATAGGGGTtgcagagccagagccaATTCCCATCCCCACACAACAGGATTCATATACGACTGAGGGTAATAATA AGTCTGACACTGGAAACGGTGAAAGCACCTCTCCGACTAACAAGCCACCCAGTTATCGCATTCCTGCCCCCCCTTACGTCTCAGACGATGACGAAAAGGCTCTCAATGCCGCTGCTGCCCGGGACGTCGCTCGAGAAATGGAAAGTCTAAACAGCCAAACCAACCTTTCTAACATGAACCAGCAATCCGAAACAGATTCTATCGTAGAACGTGGCCGATCACCACCAGCATCTCAAGGATTTAATGAGAAGACAAGCATTGAGCGAGATCGTTCCCCCCTTGCCCCTCCAAAAGCACCATTCGCAGGCCGCGCAGTATCACCACATCCATACGCTGAGCTCAACGCGAATGCACCAGCACCCACACCTTACGGAGGACCACTATCTGCTGCACAGTCGTACGCACAATCGTACCAAGACCAGGGAAGTCCATATGGCTCACCATCGTTGAATTCTCCGGCCCAGGCCTACGCACAACCATACCAAGCATCATCAGCTTACTCCCAACCAACTTCTACAGATAACCTTCATGCAAATTCTTCCCTTCCTCCTAGATTCCAGGCACTCAACCGCTCCTCCGATAACCAAGTACCACCGCGCTTCCAGTCAACACCAGGTTCGCCTGGCACGACGCACCAGCTTCCGCCTCGATTTCAGGTCGGTGGTTCCTCCCAGATTCCGCCGGCGGGGATAAGCCTGCCAGGACAACAGCAGTTTGACACCGTGCGGAAAGACCCTAATTCGGAGGCCACGACGCCATATCGCACGCCGCCAGAGTATCCGCGTGCACTTGGAGTCAGTACGTCGTCATTCACGAGGTCAACGAGCTCGTTAAATGCCGCAGCAGGCGCGGCGTCTTCGCCTTCTGGGACGGGCCCGTCGGCGTCTGGTCCGCGGACGATCTCGGCTGCGGCGTTCAAGAGACCGCGTAACGCAAGCACGGACACTGGAGACTATGTCAAGAAGAGCTTACCGAGCTCGCCATATCCTCTGAGGGATCAGGGTGAGCGTGGGCCTTCTCTGAGCGGCGCTACTGCTGTTGCGCCTCCTCCAACAACGGGGGCGAACCCACAGCCTGTAGGACGTACGCAAGCCGATGTTGAGGATGACTACGATTACATCAGTGCGTATGTGAACAGCAGTAATCCCAGCAGCCCCATTCGAGGCGACTTCCCAAGCAATGCACCCGGTCAGGGCACCTCGCTTCCCGCTGGGCTTGGTGGAAAAGCTGGTGGATATGGAGATGGTCGATTTACTACCGATCTAGAGGGAGGTTCCTCATTGCGATAA